The proteins below are encoded in one region of Centropristis striata isolate RG_2023a ecotype Rhode Island chromosome 12, C.striata_1.0, whole genome shotgun sequence:
- the si:ch211-159i8.4 gene encoding matrix-remodeling-associated protein 5 — translation MALWWCANIFFRSAAAWFPLLFSSLLWQTISPVNAIPSCPRSCSCPGVKEVHCTFRHLTTIPKTFPKDTERLNLGYNSLTEVEGSEFRSLRQLEMLMLHGNDISTVQPGAFYSLRSLQILKLSYNKLTSVNPGLFEGLASLIRLHLDHNLIDFIEPYSFSGLTSLKLLQLEGNLLKEIHPHTFITVSLLGNFWTSGLKHLHLSDNLLEQLPAAALKTAPRLELLSLHGNPWTCDCQLHWLIEWSSTHEDLIKCKKERGSSEVCPQCSSPQSLNGTLLLGLTKDKLTCERPALRSTLKQWDNPVWAESEAEPDLPYTRDFEKPLGHLTIVLSDSHGNSAHVACDVRHPGESSPITWTTNPNSPGELSVNVSLATTLECEIDREKLQNLWQLVAYYYESPAILERGQQRGNDSRVTYQYVQAVNENSPYFTELKGYLVAEPSWLLQPRVTLRLNRGQTTTKKLAMDFTTVITKTINSHRGSEDDNGLAMSWALIRRGTTGRVQTALQGSKVNLECIVVTSDPEVKMEWMLPDLSIVEDATDKIDISERGELVILNATLSDSGLYHCMIRTKAGVDLMPLRLTIKELSLSPTAFNGQKIVVEKGQSLSLPCEVTSVQPSQMMWYLPRNQILLPTQQTKRAEVLGNGTLLVRRLTPEDAGEYTCLASNLYGVDMLSHLVEVTGGKASDKSKVKTAKEQPIMPVGVEEGEGSGGDYQEIIRPFATQFPKKVGTQQRNPNGKRIRIKDSKRKPNKSVKELDPNRWAEILAKANAKPSVTLPTGQSLPEPSTETVQTSTSEPTITTATAANNLAPTTAPADSRIKTTKLPISTKAKNEVYSLEKDGDDSKTMENLPEALQPPPPRGTEPTPYHVGGNTENAAAVTDPPAVGTPLPVDQSQNKHSGEGRRNNNFAPGQPNRRRPPYRRRKPPLWRVRPNGNPFYHSLNKPQTTVPTTTTTQTTTMPTTTTTTTTTTTTTTTTTTTATTTTTPAPTTVENHDTLSAEYQTEEVEGEDYEYNYEDSGNLDPKEDLNSETLHTTKDLESILTTPPPAREKDVGSSPPNPKTIATPKLDSTPHTTERTVEEKEDTVNLKESEIQKVEIRTQNVEKGKDHKDLAGESGREILTMIEGHETQKIVPEGTEKDTEKSKKEWLDSIPLTTQNRPRPNTRPEQHTPTQSRTPSSKVITSHSTGGRTREEVIQKEDKNVNKPKVKPEINSFPIMEPVHPWLHQNKQTVGQTTTPRTTNTNQDRNRGRQGEVNPGRHSQPPRVPPTSRWPLHHYHHQYYPYYPSWPGQRSFPHPRQGSPPVSTHRPWPLPHPWAQSPMVTNRPEITAETVKPTPPLSDPHVSQHHNNHNHHVDGRTQTRDQLFLSRLRNRYRQAQLDRLAQLGRMVTPKPRTSYHNPPSLFTPKPNPPSPHRPYTPKPPAPTASYSYTLQPLKPAKPSSSSYSGFFPTPRPYHPTTPGVPNGGWWPAGAGRVSSRRPTAAPPFPWVWGAGSGGLKPYITTVNTASVSVLAESDVFLPCKAAGNPEPNIAWTKVSTGATITANTKHGARFEVFKNGTFVIKNIQLQDRGQYLCTAQNSFGSDRMVITLAVQTEAPKIQPPKSTEKAVYLGKSATLDCLASGKPPAQISWILPNRMFLREVGTVNTPLSPISLLQNGTLHIHSLNFSSKGDYKCIASNAAGADTVTYQLHVAALPPSISEAAMDTVIIQPGRSVYVHCSVKGEPLPVLKWMLPAGVHVKPSQFLGRKLFVFPNGTLYVKNVSPVDAGRYECLATNAVGIAKRTVQLEVRADSTSFSHQPPPPLPIPPAQRHGVPSRQHSVSAMYGSAVYLHCPESTGSTRGTIWQLPSKTIMEHRYSPERPIKVFRNGTLRILQLTELDGGNYLCVFQRPNGEDMELFQLDVLMTPPRIEHVRTAQTRVTFGENFQVDCVATGLPDPEVTWSLPDGTLINNALQSDDSGLRNRRYVIFGNGTLLLQQMGKRDEGDYTCYAKNKLGKDERKVSVKVGPNAPKIRLKSQSLVTVKLGESAKLNCQATGEPTPKIMWISPRNDVISTSSHKFQIMDDGMLVVKKVILADEGKYACVARNSAGDDVKNMKLDVEPQEPSISGIKGRRTTKVLGVSYQTALLDCRVEGKPEPRVWWVTPYGHSLPTPYLGGRFQVHRNGSLELRGVRKTDEGRYMCLAKNNLGEASLLVELDVASLAEKPSFAVPNIEILPIKQDGGTVSLECPARGKPNPEFAWVLPNGTMLMPGVRLQRFTHHLGNGTLQIFQPVASDKGVYRCLAKNVAGQAEKRYSLEAGRKPVIRGSTGGMRITYGLNLNLPCTVDGWPQASITWTLPNGLVLDKPQTIGRVSFHTNGTLQLRHVATFDKGTYICKASNSFGLSTLSYPVAVMVFPPRITNTLTSITRVNRGSPVKLNCVATGIPKPDISWTLPGRTTLVPHNRYTAQGGIHMTEEGSLIIQNPMLMNSGIYKCNAKNALGTDFKSTYLQVV, via the exons ATTAGCACAGTCCAGCCTGGGGCGTTTTACAGCCTGAGATCACTACAG aTCTTGAAGTTGAGTTACAACAAGCTAACATCGGTAAACCCTGGTCTATTTGAGGGCCTTGCTAGTTTGATCCGTCTTCACCTGGACCACAACCTCATTGACTTTATAGAGCCATACTCCTTCTCTGGCCTGACCTCCCTAAAACTCCTGCAGCTGGAGGGGAACCTTCTCAAAGAGATCCACCCTCATACCTTCATAACCGTGTCTCTTCTTGGAAACTTTTGGACTTCTGGACTCaa ACACTTACACCTGTCAGACAATCTGTTAGAGCAGCTCCCTGCTGCAGCTTTGAAGACAGCTCCCAGGCTTGAACTCCTCTCTCTGCATGGTAATCCCTGGACCTGTGACTGTCAGCTGCACTGGTTGATAGAATGGAGCTCCACACATGAAG ATTTAATAAAGTGCAAGAAAGAGCGTGGCTCCAGTGAGGTTTGCCCCCAGTGCTCCTCTCCTCAATCCCTGAATGGGACCCTGTTGCTGGGACTGACCAAAGACAAGCTCACCTGTGAACGACCAGCTCTTCGCTCCACCCTCAAACAGTGGGACAATCCAGTGTGGGCTGAATCTGAAGCCGAGCCTGACTTGCCATACACCCGTGACTTTGAAAAACCTTTGGGCCATTTGACGATTGTTCTCTCCGACAGCCACGGAAACAGTGCCCATGTGGCATGTGACGTGAGACACCCTGGAGAAAGTTCACCCATAACTTGGACAACCAATCCAAATTCACCTGGGGAGTTGTCTGTCAATGTGTCACTGGCAACCACCCTTGAGTGTGAGATTGATCGGGAGAAGCTGCAAAATCTCTGGCAATTGGTTGCATATTACTATGAAAGCCCTGCTATCTTGGAGCGAGGTCAGCAGAGAGGAAATGATAGCAGAGTAACCTATCAATATGTCCAAGCTGTAAATGAAAATTCCCCATATTTCACAGAACTGAAAGGATATTTAGTTGCAGAACCCTCGTGGTTGCTTCAACCAAGAGTCACTCTGAGGCTCAACAGAGGGCAGACAACAACCAAGAAACTTGCAATGGATTTCACTACTGTCATTACCAAGACCATCAACAGCCATAGGGGGTCAGAAGATGACAATGGCCTTGCCATGTCCTGGGCTCTCATTCGCAGAGGGACAACAGGGCGGGTTCAGACTGCTCTTCAGGGTTCAAAGGTTAACTTGGAGTGCATTGTTGTTACCTCAGATCCAGAGGTGAAAATGGAGTGGATGCTTCCAGATTTGTCCATTGTGGAAGATGCAACTGATAAAATTGACATTTCTGAAAGAGGAGAGCTTGTGATTTTAAATGCTACACTGTCTGACTCAGGCCTTTATCACTGCATGATCAGAACCAAAGCAGGCGTGGACTTGATGCCTTTGAGACTCACCATCAAAGAACTCTCACTCAGCCCCACTGCTTTCAATGGTCAGAAAATTGTAGTTGAAAAAGGACAATCTTTATCCCTCCCATGTGAGGTGACCTCAGTCCAGCCCAGTCAAATGATGTGGTACTTACCCAGAAACCAAATTCTTCTCCCCACACAGCAGACAAAACGGGCAGAAGTGTTGGGAAATGGGACTTTGTTGGTAAGAAGGTTGACACCAGAAGATGCAGGGGAATACACCTGCTTGGCCTCAAATCTGTATGGAGTTGACATGCTATCACACTTGGTGGAGGTTACCGGGGGAAAAGCCTCAGATAAGTCCAAAGTAAAGACTGCAAAAGAGCAGCCAATCATGCCAGTTGGCGTAGAGGAAGGAGAGGGTTCCGGGGGAGATTACCAGGAGATCATACGTCCTTTTGCTACACAGTTCCCCAAAAAAGTAGGAACACAACAAAGGAATCCTAATGGAAAAAGGATAAGAATTAAAGATTCAAAGAGAAAACCCAATAAATCTGTTAAGGAATTAGATCCAAATCGTTGGGCAGAGATATTGGCTAAAGCTAATGCTAAACCAAGTGTTACCTTGCCCACAGGGCAGTCACTACCAGAGCCCAGCACTGAAACTGTCCAAACAAGTACGTCCGAACCTACAATTACAACTGCTACTGCTGCTAACAACTTGGCCCCTACTACTGCCCCAGCTGATTCAAGGATAAAGACAACAAAGCTCCCCATCAGCACAAAAGCTAAGAATGAAGTCTATTCTTTGGAGAAGGACGGGGATGACtcaaaaacaatggaaaatctGCCAGAAGCTTTACAGCCTCCGCCTCCCAGAGGTACAGAACCAACCCCATACCATGTTGGTGGGAACACAGAAAATGCAGCAGCTGTCACAGACCCCCCTGCTGTTGGAACTCCTCTGCCAGTCGATCAGTCACAAAATAAGCACTCTGGTGAGGGGAGAAGGAACAACAATTTCGCTCCTGGTCAGCCAAACAGGAGAAGGCCACCTTACAGACGTAGAAAACCGCCATTGTGGAGAGTCCGTCCAAATGGAAATCCCTTCTACCATTCATTAAACAAGCCCCAAACTACTGTTCCAACAACAACTACCACACAGACGACAACGATGCccacaactacaacaacaacaacaacaactactactactaccaccacaACTACCACTACTGctacgacaacaacaacacctgCTCCAACCACAGTGGAAAACCATGACACCTTATCTGCTGAGTATCAGACAGAGGAAGTTGAAGGTGAAGACTATGAATACAATTACGAGGATAGTGGTAATTTGGACCCCAAGGAAGATCTAAACAGTGAAACCCTTCATACCACTAAAGATCTTGAGAGCATCCTCACCACACCACCTCCAGCTAGAGAAAAAGATGTGGGTAGCTCCCCACCCAATCCAAAGACAATTGCCACTCCAAAACTTGATAGTACCCCTCACACAACCGAAAGGACTGTTGAAGAGAAAGAGGACACTGTAAACCTAAAGGAATCTGAGATACAGAAGGTTGAGATCAGAACACAAAATGTAGAAAAAGGCAAAGACCATAAAGATCTTGCAGgggagagtgggagggagaTATTAACCATGATAGAAGGGcatgaaacacagaaaataGTCCCAGAAGGCACtgagaaagacacagaaaaatctaaaaaggAGTGGCTGGATAGCATTCCATTAACAACTCAAAACAGACCAAGACCTAACACTCGACCAGAACAACATACGCCAACCCAATCAAGAACTCCATCTTCAAAGGTCATTACCTCACATTCAACAGGAGGCAGAACAAGAGAAGAAGTCATACAGAAAGAGGATAAGAATGTAAACAAGCCAAAAGTGAAGCCTGAAATCAACAGCTTTCCAATAATGGAGCCGGTTCATCCCTGGCTCCATCAGAACAAACAGACAGTCGGACAAACTACCACTCCCaggacaacaaacacaaaccagGACAGAAATAGAGGAAGACAGGGCGAAGTGAATCCCGGCAGGCATTCCCAGCCTCCCAGAGTGCCCCCGACCTCCCGCTGGCCCTTACACCATTATCACCATCAATACTACCCCTATTACCCTTCGTGGCCTGGCCAAAGGTCATTTCCTCATCCAAGGCAAG GGTCCCCCCCTGTGTCCACTCACCGACCCTGGCCTCTCCCCCACCCCTGGGCTCAAAGCCCGATGGTCACCAACCGACCAGAGATCACAGCTGAAACAGTGAAGCCCACACCTCCACTCTCTGATCCCCATGTGTCACAACATCATAATAATCACAATCATCATGTGGATGGAAGGACACAAACCAGAGACCAACTGTTTCTATCTAGGTTGAGGAACAGATACAGACAG GCACAGCTCGATCGGCTTGCTCAGCTTGGGAGGATGGTGACACCAAAACCTCGCACTAGCTACCACAATCCTCCATCCCTGTTCACACCTAAACCCAACCCTCCATCTCCACATAGACCCTACACCCCTAAACCACCAGCACCAACTGCTTCTTACAGTTACACTCTGCAACCTCTGAAACCTGCTaaaccttcatcatcatcatactcTGGTTTCTTTCCAACCCCTCGTCCTTACCACCCCACCACCCCTGGGGTACCAAATGGAGGTTGGTGGCCTGCTGGGG CAGGAAGAGTCAGCTCTCGGCGGCCCACAGCTGCACCTCCTTTCCCATGGGTGTGGGGAGCAGGAAGTGGTGGGCTGAAGCCCTATATTACCACGGTCAACACAGCTAGTGTGTCAGTACTGGCGGAGAGTGATGTGTTCCTGCCCTGCAaagcagcagggaatcctgaacCCAACATTGCATGGACCAAAGTTTCCACAG GTGCCACCATCACAGCCAACACCAAGCATGGTGCCCGTTTTGAAGTCTTCAAAAATGGCACTTTTGTTATTAAAAACATCCAGCTCCAGGATAGAGGCCAGTACCTCTGCACGGCCCAGAACAGCTTTGGATCAGATCGCATGGTCATAACCTTAGCTGTCCAGACTGAGGCTCCCAAGATCCAGCCGCCCAAGTCCACAGAGAAGGCAGTCTACCTCGGGAAAAGTGCAACTCTTGACTGCCTTGCATCAGGAAAACCACCTGCCCAAATTTCCTGGATTCTACCGAACAGGATGTTTCTGCGTGAAGTCGGGACTGTTAACACTCCCCTTTCTCCAATTTCTCTGCTTCAAAATGGAACCCTTCATATTCACTCTCTCAATTTCTCCAGCAAAGGGGATTATAAATGTATTGCGAGTAATGCAGCAGGTGCGGATACAGTGACTTATCAACTCCATGTGGCAGCTCTGCCTCCGAGCATCAGCGAAGCAGCAATGGATACTGTGATCATTCAGCCAG GCAGGAGTGTGTACGTCCACTGCTCTGTGAAGGGCGAACCCCTGCCTGTTTTGAAATGGATGCTCCCAGCAGGCGTCCATGTCAAGCCATCACAGTTTCTTGGACGCAAGCTGTTTGTCTTCCCCAATGGGACGCTGtatgtgaaaaatgtttcaCCAGTGGATGCTggcag GTACGAGTGTTTGGCCACTAATGCTGTGGGCATTGCCAAAAGAACCGTCCAGCTGGAGGTGAGGGCAGATTCTACCTCCTTCTCCCATcagcctccacctcctcttcccATCCCTCCAGCCCAACGCCATGGTGTGCCATCGCGACAGCACTCTGTCTCAGCTATGTACGGTTCTGCTGTCTACCTCCACTGTCCCGAGTCTACCGGGTCAACAAGAGGGACCATCTGGCAGCTTCCCTCCAAGACTATCATGGAACATCGTTACAG TCCAGAGAGACCAATTAAAGTTTTCCGTAATGGGACTCTGAGGATACTTCAGCTAACTGAGCTAGATGGTGGAAATTATCTGTGTGTCTTTCAGCGGCCCAATGGGGAGGACATGGAGCTCTTCCAG TTGGATGTGTTAATGACCCCTCCTAGGATTGAACATGTGAGGACTGCACAGACTAGGGTCACCTTTGGAGAAAATTTCCAG gtggACTGTGTTGCAACAGGCCTCCCTGATCCAGAAGTTACCTGGAGTCTCCCAGATGGAACTTTGATCAACAACGCCCTTCAATCGGACGACAGTGGCCTTCGCAACCGCCGCTATGTTATTTTTGGCAACGGAACTTTACTTCTCCAGCAAATGGGCAAAAGAGACGAAGGCGACTACACTTGTTACGCCAAAAACAAACTAGGCAAGGATGAAAGAAAAGTGAGCGTCAAAGTGGGACCAAATGCTCCAAAAATTCGATTAAAATCGCAATCTCTGGTTACAGTAAAGTTAGGAGAATCAGCGAAATTGAATTGTCAGGCCACAGGTGAACCTACACCCAAGATCATGTGGATCTCACCAAGAAATGATGTAATATCGACATCATCACACAAATTTCAGATCATGGACGATGGGATGTTGGTggtaaaaaaagtaatactGGCAGACGAAGGGAAGTATGCATGTGTGGCACGAAATTCTGCTGGTGATgatgttaaaaacatgaaacttgATGTTGAACCCCAGGAACCCTCTATCAGTGGCATAAAAGGAAGGCGCACCACAAAGGTTCTGGGTGTTTCCTACCAAACAGCACTTCTGGATTGCAGAGTGGAAGGTAAACCTGAACCAAGAGTCTGGTGGGTTACTCCTTATGGCCACTCGCTCCCAACACCCTACCTGGGAGGTCGCTTCCAGGTCCACCGGAATGGGAGCTTGGAGCTGAGAGGGGTGAGGAAAACAGACGAGGGGAGGTACATGTGTCTGGCCAAAAACAATCTGGGTGAAGCCTCACTTTTAGTGGAATTAGACGTAGCATCACTGGCTGAGAAACCAAGTTTTGCTGTTCCCAATATTGAAATTTTACCAATAAAGCAAGATGGTGGGACAGTGAGCCTGGAGTGCCCTGCTCGTGGCAAGCCGAACCCAGAGTTTGCATGGGTTCTACCCAACGGGACGATGCTAATGCCTGGTGTTAGACTCCAACGCTTCACACATCATCTGGGCAATGGAACTCTACAGATCTTTCAACCTGTTGCAAGTGATAAGGGTGTGTACCGGTGCCTAGCAAAAAATGTGGCAGGACAAGCTGAGAAACGCTATTCACTGGAGGCGGGAAGAAAACCAGTGATCAGAGGATCTACAG GTGGGATGAGGATCACTTACGGTCTCAATCTCAATTTACCCTGCACTGTGGATGGCTGGCCACAGGCTTCAATCACATGGACCCTACCTAATGGTCTTGTTTTGGACAAACCTCAAACCATTGGCAGGGTATCTTTTCATACCAATGGGACCCTTCAACTCAGGCATGTTGCCACTTTTGACAAAGGAACATATATTTGTAAAGCCTCCAACTCTTTTGGCTTGTCAACACTATCTTACCCAGTTGCAGTGATGGTTTTCCCACCACGGATCACCAATACACTGACCTCAATTACAAGAGTCAACCGGGGATCGCCAGTGAAGTTAAATTGTGTTGCGACTGGAATTCCTAAGCCGGATATTTCATGGACGTTGCCTGGACGCACAACGCTGGTTCCACATAACCGGTACACGGCGCAGGGAGGGATTCACATGACAGAGGAGGGCAGTCTGATCATACAGAACCCAATGCTCATGAACTCAGGCATTTACAAATGCAACGCTAAAAACGCACTCGGAACAGACTTCAAATCTACCTACCTACAAGTGGTCTGA